GATAATATATGCCCAACTTATTATTATAACTTGTAGATTTTAGGAAAAGGTTTATGTTTTTTTAAATTTAATTAGCATGAATAAAAGAAGGGGGACATCCCTTTTTTATTATAGCTGAGGAGTTATTATATGAAGAAATTTAATATAAATATTATTTTTTTAATCATAGTACTTTTTTCCTCATTTTCATTTAATGTATATCAAATGAACGAGTTAAAAAAGGAAGGTAGAGAACAAAATCATATAGATCAAGAATTTTTATCAAGTTTAAGAATACTTAAACGTTCTCTAGAAAATGATTCAAGTTTATCATCACATGTTATCAGACATGCAACTAAAGCTGAAAGTCTTTCTAAATTTACCAGTTATTATGACGAGACTTATGTTGTGCAAGTTTATTCTATAGTATTATTAGATTATTTACTTCAGATGACTTATTTAAATAAAGATATAGATGACATAAGTAAAAAACAGGAATTAATCCAAGTATTAGATGAACTTTCAAAAGATCCTTTAGATGAACAGATGATGAGTGAATTACAATATCTGTTGATTGAATTAAAAAAAGATTATGACTTTAATTAACTGTTGAAGTGTAGTTTTTGCGTACCACTTATTTGATTTAGAGAGAGATACTGAATGAGCTACCAATACTGTTAATGCGACTATTGAAAGAATAATGAAAAATTGTAAATCTAATGATTATGATATATACCTTGAAAAATTATCTAAGTATTTCAGATTGCAAAAGTAACTTTAAAGAGATAGTAGAAGAAGGATTTAAGTTACAACTCAGTACATGAGGAAAGGATTAAATAAGATGAAACAAGTGTTAGAAAAAATAATTTATTTTGGTTTAACTGTTGGTATTTTTATTGTTTTATGGAGAATAATGGGTGAATTATGGGATGCTTTTGTGCCGTGGAATTATAAAACCGACCTATTAGGAATTTTTGTGGTAACACCAATAATAATAGTAGTTTCATTTATTTTATCGAGCTTGTGTTTTAAAGTTATAAGGGATTCTAAATGATATCAGTTTTTCGAATTAACGAGGAATATGATTATCTCGAAATTAAATCTTTAACAATATGGCGCTATTCTCTAATTGAGAAGCGTCTTTCTTTATAAATGTTGAATAACAGTGATAAGGAAATATGCTATATTGAGATAGTATAAATATGAAGCAACTAGGCTTGCTATTTTTTAAGAACAAACTATTTCATAATGTGAAAGGTTGATAATTATTCCGTGTGTCCATGAGTTTGGCATTATCGATGATTTTAATATTGGAAAAGATTATGGCTACTATGTCCCAAAAGAATATAATTGTATTTCAGTGGGTGATGATCTCATTAATGATCTTTCAAAGCACTTAAAAATAATGAAGAGTTACTTCCATTCATATTCAAGACCAGAATATGGCCTTGCATATTGGGGAGTTACTATTATTCCTCCTGAATCTCTTTCGCTGCTTTATGATGTGGTTGTATCTTCGCCAAACTTCAAAAAGTCTGACGAACTAACAAAATTGGCAGCAAAAATTATTCAATCAAAAGAAGAAAAAAAATATATGATACACTTTGGGATTTAAGAAATTGGTTTATTCAAGTAATGAAGAGTGTTAGTTAAACAATATTATGTTACTCCACAAACTGGCGCGATTATGGAATAACATGAGTAGAAAATGATCAATCTTTTTTATAAAAACCAAGTAGCTATTATTCATTTTAGAATCCATTTTGATCAATCTTTCTTTCAAAATGGATTCTTTTATTTACCATAGAATGTGCGTATGTATGAGGTTTTTAATCAAACTTTATTTTAAACCAACACCTTTATTATAGAATGTTCCGATTATAGGGAAAATTTGAATAAAATAGTAGACTTATATTTTGCAATTTGTTACAATAATGATTGGATTCTAGATAAATATTAAACTAACTTTCAAGTAGCCCGAAATCTTTTTTTGGCTGCTTTTTTATTATGTAATACTTCATTTTTGTTTCCTAAGAGAGGGGTAATAACAGTTAAATAACAATTATGAAAGTCTATAAAACTCTTTATCTTTTTTATACTATAGTTGGTATAGGATAAGGAGTTGATAGATTTGAAATACTACTCAATAGGCCAATTTGCAAAGTTAATTGGAAAAACAAAGGATACATTGCGAAATTGGGATAAACAAGGAAAATTTAAGCCTGATCACGTGTCAGTTAGTGGTTATCGATATTATTCTCAAGAACAACTTAATCACTTCTTAGGTATTAAAGGAGAAAAGCAATTAAACAAAAAAGTCATAGGTTATTGTAGAGTGTCCTCCCATAAGCAAAAAGATGATCTTGAAAGACAGATAGAAAACGTAAGAACCTATATGTTAGCAAAAGGTTATCAATTTGAAATCATTTCTGATATTGGCAGTGGGATTAACTACAATAAAAAGGGATTAAATCAACTCATAGATAAGATTACGAATTCAGAAGTAGAGAAAGTAGTCATCCTTTATAAAGATCGTTTAATTCGATTTGGTTTTGAATTAATAGAAAATCTATGTGACAAATATGGAACAACAATTGAAATTATAGATCACACGGAAAAAACCGAAGAACAAGAATTAGTTGAGGATTTAATTCAAATTGTGTTTAGTTGCAGACTTCAAGGTAAAAGAGCCAACAAAGCTAAGAAAATGATTAAGGAGTTAGTTGAAGATGATCCTAGCCAAGAAAATTAGAATCAAGCCGAATGAAGAGCAAGAGCAGAAGCTTTGGCAATCCGTTGGTACAGCAAGATTCATCTACAACTGGACATTGGCAAGACAAGAAGAAAACTACAACAACGGTGGGAAGTTTATCTTAGATGGTACGTTGAGGAAAGAACTAACCCAATTAAAGAAAACTGAGTTGCAATGGCTAAATGAAGTGTCAAATAACGTGGCTAAACAAGCTGTTAAAGATGCTTGTAATGCTTATAAACGTTTCTTTAAAGGTCTGGCTGACAAACCAAAGTTTAAGAGCAGACGTAAAAGTAAACCATCGTTTTACAATGACACGGAAAAGTTGAAAGTAAAGCCAATGAAAGTGTTGATCGAAAAGGTAGGATGGGTTAACACAACTGAACAAATTCCGATGGAAGTGAAATACATGAACCCTAGAGTAAGTTTTGACGGAAAGTACTGGTATTTATCCGTTGGAGTGGAAGAAGAACAATCGAAAATTGAATTAACAGATGAAGTTATCGGTGTTGATGTAGGTATTAAAGATTTAGCTGTATGTAGTAATGGAATGACGTTTAAAAATATAAACAAAACAAAAAGAATCAAAAAGATGGAAAAGAAGTTGCGTAGGTTGCAACGCACCCTATCAAAAAAATATGAAATGAATAAGGAGGGAAACCGTTTCGTCAAAACATGCAACATTATAAAACTCGAAAAGAAAATAAAGTTAGTACACCGTAAATTAGCAAATATAAGAAACAATTATTTGCATCAAACAACGAATGAGATCGTGAAAACCAAGCCATCTAAAGTTGTTATGGAAGATTTGAATATTAAAGGCATGATGAAAAACAAACATTTATCCAAAGCGATTGCAAAACAATGTTTACATGAGTTTAAAAAACAAATGGAGTACAAATGTAAGTTTTATGGAATTGAATTAATACTCGCTGATAAATGGTATCCATCTTCTAAGACATGTAGTTGTTGTGGAGAAGTAAAAAAAGACCTTAAACTATCAGATCGTACATACCAATGTAATTCATGTGGTTTGGTGATAGATCGAGACTATAATGCAAGTCTGAATCTATCAAACTATCAACAAATCAGCGTAATATCACTTTAAAAGATATCGTTGATGTGTACCATTCGTTGTATGGGAATTTACGCCCTTGGATGTGTTATATCAAACGAGAGTAGCCATGGCAAAATCGGACACGATGAACAGGGAAATAAACATGACTTTATAGAGTTTTATAAGGTTTTGGCAACGGTATGATAATAAACGAAGATTTGATTTTTAAAGGAGGGGGATTTAATGAAATTAGTAAAAAGAATTGACACTGTATTTGTGCCAGTGACAGACTTAAAGAAATCAGAAGAATGGTATATAAGTATCTTCCCATTTGAAGTTGTTTATCGGAGTGGGGATGGAAATTATATTGGTTTTAGATTCGATGATCCAGGTGAAATGAAGACGGCATTAACTATCTATAAAGTAGATGGCATTCCTCCATCAAATCATATGGCGTTTAACTTTTATACAGAGGATGTAGACGTTTTACATAACAAATTAAAGGAATCGGGTGTAGAAGTATCTGAAATTCATTCTGCTGACGGTATGAGGTTTTTCGATTTTGAAGATCCAAATGGAAATCTATTAGGGGCAGTTACTTTTTAAAACTCATGAAAAAGTATAATTGTAATAAATATCTATTCAAGACTAACTATCTAAGCTTATTAGATGGTTTTTCTTCTTGAAAAACTAGAATTCAGGAATGATTAATTTCTATTTAGTAATTATCTAGGTTCATAAATTTAAAAAAAGAAAAAACCCACAGTATTTTCAGCTGTAGGATGAAAAAATAATATATTAAAAAGGGGTTAAGTTCATTATAGTTAACGTTTGTTAAAAAGAGATCAAAGGAATGTTAAGATTATATTACAAAGCTTTCTTAACTAATAACTAATTGAATTGTTTAATTGATTTTCCATGTTTTCAAGTATTAAAATACAGGGAGGAGTAAAATAGTAATTTGAATTTCTTAGGAAAAATATGAGAATAGAAGATAGAAATGATAAAATATATATGATTTATATATTGAATTAGAGATAAAAATTTATTGAATAGTCAGGAGAATACAGATGAGACCTATAAAAAACATTACAAAAGCAGCAATCACAGTAAATGATAAAATCTTACTTACAAAAAATAAAGATGAAAATGGAGACTATTTTTTATTACCTTGTGAGCCTCAAAAAAGTGGTGAACAATTAAGAGTTACTTTAAAGAGAGGATTTACTAATAAATCAGGTTATGAGATCGATGTCCATGAGATGTTATATGTAAAAGAATATATGGCCGAATATTATGATAATCCAGAATGGGAAAAAAATACTCATCAAGTTGATTATTATTTTAAATGTAATTTCAGCAAAGATGAAATTACAAATGCTGCAGATGAAAATAAAATAGGACTAGATAAGAATAAATATGAATGGGTAGATATTGAAGACTTATCCGATGTACGTGTATATCCTGAAGATTTGGCCGATATATTAAAAAACGGACACTCTTAAAAATTATAAAAAGCGGGGGGCTTATGTCTTATAAAATTGAGAATAAATTTGTTGTTGCCGTAGCTTCAAGTGCACTATTTGATTTGTCAGAGTCTGATCAGATATTTCTAAAAAGAGGGGAAGAAGAATATAGGAAATACCAAAGAGAGAATGAGAGCAAAACACTTCAAACAGGTGTGGCTTATCCACTTATTAGAAGGCTTTTAGATTTGAACGGAAATAAATTGGATGATCAACCTGTTGAAGTAGTGCTCCTCTCTCGAAATGATCCTGATACTGGTCTAAGAGTTTTTAAATCTATTGAACACTATGAACTTCCTATTTCAAGGGCAGCCTTTGTAAAAGGGAGTAATCCATTTTTGTATATGGATGCTTTTAATGCTTCGTTATTTTTATCTGCAAATCCTGAAGATGTTCTTCAAGCAGTTCAAAGAGGACTTCCAGCAGGACAAGTATTTCCTACAGAATTTATTGATAACGATGAAGAAGAAGAATTAAGAATCGCCTTTGATTTTGATGGAATTTTAGCAGATGATTCAGCTGAAGCTGTATATCAGGAAGGTGCCATTGAATTATTTCATAAACATGAAAAACAAAAAAAAGAAGAACCACTACCCCCTGGCCCATTGATGAAATTTTTAAAAGGAGTTTCTACATTACAAAAGATAGAATTAGTTAAGACTAAATCTATTGAGAACTATATATCTAGAATTAGAATTGGGATTGTTACAGCTAGAAATGCACCGGCACATGAACGAGTCATCTCAACACTAAGAAATTGGGGGATTCAGGTTGATGAAGCCTTTTTTCTAGGTGGGATCAACAAGGAACGTGTACTAAAAGTGTTTAAACCTCATATTTTTTTCGATGATCAATTAGGTCACATTGAAGGGGTTGCTAAGATCACCCCATCTGTACATGTGCCTTTTGGTGTGGCAAATAAATAAATTCCACTTTTCATGGATCGAATTTATATTATCGCTATATTTCTTTCCTAACTTTCATACTTTTTTTATTATTGTGGAGATATTAAACTTCATTGTTTTCCTCTGTTTGATTCAGTTTTTTGTAAATCATTTTTAACGTAGTATTTATATTGTTCAGGCTCATTAATATAATGCCAAGCATAATAAATGTTACTATTTCCCCTGTAAAAAAGGAGACAATTCCTACCACGATCATGTACAAAGCATAAAGTATATTGGTCATATATTTATTTGTCCTCTCTGTTTTTCTTTTATTATATCTGATTCATTACATCAATTTTTATTCCTAATAATAAAATAAATATGTACTAAAGTAAAACATAGTTGGTAATTTTGTTATAATGAACCATGATATATAAATAAAAGTTCAACTTAAATAACTGTCTCTACATAAGTTTTTTAAGATATTGAAAGCAGGTGCACATCATGAATAAAAAAATCATATTTACAGGTGGAGGAAGCGCAGGGCATGTGACAGTAAATTTGGCCCTAATTCCTCATTTTATACAAGAGGGCTGGGAAGTGGAGTACATAGGTTCCAAAAACGGAATTGAACAAGAACTCATTTCTAAATTGCCAGAAGTACGATACCACAGTATCAAAACAGGAAAACTTAGAAGGTATTTTGACTGGAACAACGTGAAAGATCCATTTAGAGTTGTTCAGGGAATCTTTCAAGCTTACCGTATCATGCAGAAATCAAAACCAAACGTTGTATTTTCAAAAGGGGGATTTGTTTCAGTGCCAGTTATTTTAGGAGCTAAATTCAATAATATTCCTGTTATAACACATGAGTCTGATCTTACCCCTGGTTTAGCAAATCGAATTTCTATGCCGTTTGTTAAAAAAGTTTGCACCACTTTTCCAGAAACAGAAAAACATCTATCTACTAAAAAAGCTGAGTATGTAGGGGCTATCATTAGAGATGAGTTAAGACATGGTAACGCAACTAAAGGTTATACCTATTGTAACTTCATTCGAGAGAAACCCGTTTTATTAATTATGGGCGGCAGTATGGGCTCTCAAAAAATAAATAAATCAGTTAGAGAAAGCTTAGATGAATTGTTATCTGATTTTCAAATCGTACATATTTGTGGTAAAGGAGGAGTAGATTCCGCAATTAAAAAAAAGGGTTATAAACAATTTGAATATATAAATGAAGAATTACCAGATATGATGCACATGGCAGATATAGTCATATCAAGAGCAGGCTCTAATGCTATTTTTGAATTTCTTTCTTTAAAGAAGCCGATGTTGTTAATTCCATTATCAAAGGAAGCTAGTAGAGGGGATCAAATCTTAAATGCTGAATCGTTTAAAAAAGCGGGATATTGTGAAGTCTTACAAGAAGAGGAATTATCCGAGAAATCTTTAACCAAAGCTATAAATCATTTATACAAAAATAGAGAGAATTATACTAGCAAAATGGAAACATATCAAGGAAAAGGGGCTTTTTCCAAAGTGATTCAACTCATTAAGGATGGGGCAAAGTAAAGTAGGAGCAAATGAGATGATAATATATGAACAAAAAGACAAGTTTATCATGATAGAACAACATGAACATGCAAACGTATCTGGTGAAATGGCTATACATTGGGATATGAAATACTTCCAGAACAAAAATAGATGGGCTGATGTATTATTAGCGGTTTATGAACATGATCGAGGATGGATTGAATTAGATGCTGTCCCTTTTTGGAATGATCGCAAACAAGTTCCTTATTCTTTTATGGACTTTCCACTACCTCCCAAATTGAGAGCCTATCAACATGGTATTGATACGGTGGAAGAAAAAAATAGCTATGCTGGATTGTTGTGCAGTCTTCAATACACACATTTAATTAGTGAAGTAAGCGATGATCCACAAGCTGTACCCTTTCTTGCATATGAAAAAAATCGGCAAAACAACATGATAAAACAATGGATAAAAAATGAAGATCAAAAAACAGATCTATATTTCCATTTAAGCTTTTTACAGTTTTTCGATGAATTATCTTTGTATATATGTTTGAATGAACCTGGAACAAAAAAAGAAAATGAACATGTGTGGTTCCGTGATGGATTTACTAAATCTAAGCACTTTCCATTTATGAATGAAAAATCGATTATTGCACATTGGATAGATGAACACCATGTAAAATTGTCCAGATTTCCATTTGTTAATGATTTTGAAATTAATTTGAAAATTAAAAAAGTAATGAAGCAACATATCAGCCAAGAAGGAATAGCCAAAGCGTATGAAAATACCTCTTATGATACTAGGACAGTAATTTTTATAAAATAGGAATGTAACCCTAAAGGAGAATGAAAAAATGAAAAAACGAATGATACTAATTCTATTGAGCTGTTTTACTATATTGATATTAATAGGTTGCAATGAAGATGTGCCAGTTATGGAGAACGTTGAGGACAGTAAAATGGAAAGAGCTTCGACTTTAACGCTTAGTCCCTCCGAATTTATTAAGGGAGATTCTGAAGTATTAGAAGCACATTTTGATGATTGGCAAACCGGAAAGGTCAACCTTCAATATACTGGTGATGAAAAATTGTTTGCTATTTCATATGACATATATGAACAAGGGAATATAACAAAGTCATCTCCTTTGATCTCAACCTTCAACAAAGGTAAATTTGATGGTAAGCTGTTAATTTCATTAATAGATGAAGATACAAGTGCAGACTTAAAAAAATATAATTTAGGATTGCAAATTATAGATGAGAGTTCAAAAAGTACTGTAAATAGTGACATTCCAGAATTTCAAATTCTTGATGGCGCAGCACACATGATATGGAAGTTAAATAAGGAAATCATTCTACAAGAAAAAGAAGAAGCTATCGTTTGGGGATATCTAGCTAATGAAAATAGTCTTATAAGTCCTAATATTTTGACAGAAGAAAATTTAAAAAAAGATTATGATTTTGCTTTTGTTATAAAAGTAACTCTCATTGATGAAGAGGATTATGATATGGAAGGAAAACAAGATGGATAAACTTGAAAAGATTTTTGGAGAGAAAAAAACAGATCAAACTTATATAAAGAGACCTAGCGTATATGGGATCATTTTTAATGATACAAAAGATCAAATTATGACTGTTCAATCTTTAAAAACAGGCAATTATTTTTTACCAGGTGGAGGTATGGAGGATAAGGAAACGAAAGAACAATGTTTGCACAGAGAAGCGTTAGAGGAGTTAGGTTGTAAGATCGAAATTGGCAAATACATTGGTTCAGCAGGGAACTACATTTATTCACCGACCTATGATACTTATTATTTTATGATAGGATATTTCTATTTTGCTAGAATCATTGAAAAAGTGAAAGAGTCTACAGAACCAGATGAAATTTATGGATGGATGGATACTTCAAAAGCGATGAATGATTTGATACATGCACATCATAAATGGGCATTGGAAAAAGCGTTACAACCACCTCATTATATGTGAGTTTTCAGATAGGATGGAGGATACAAAGTGGCAACGGTAGTTTTACATAAAGTTAGTGGAAAAAGATACAGGTACGGGATATGGGGCTTATAAAGCTACTAGACCAGGTTTCATTGGTGGTGATTTATTTCCAAATGAAGAACAAGATGAGATCCCTGTTGCATCTGTATGTGATGAATTCGGAACTATTCAGTGGCTTTATACGAATGAACTCCAAGTAGTTGAAGTGGATGGAAAAAGGATTGAAGATTTTAAAGAGAAGCTTTCAGTTTCTAATGATCGGGTACAGGAAAAACATAAATCTGAAGAAGTTCAAATTTGTCCCGCTTGTGACTTTAAAGTTGATTATAATCGAGTTGAATGTCCATCATGTGGTTTAACATTAGTAATTGAAGAATGAAAGTATAGAACAAGTACAACTACAAAATCATTCAATAGATGGACATATTAAAACGAATTAAATGAACAAATTATTAACGATAAAAAAAGGAGAAATAGATATGGCGGCTATAGTATTACATAAACCCAGTAATAAAAAATATATTTTGTTGGGCACAGGTTTTGGTGCATATAAATCCTCCAGGTCTAGCTTTTTAGGAGGAGATTTGTTTCCTAGTGAAGAAGAAGGTGAGTATCCTGTTGCCTCTGTAAGTGATGAATTTGGTCAAGTGAAATGGGTATATACTGAAGACTTACAGGTACTTAAAATAGATGGTAAATCACTAGATGAATATAAGGATGAATTGATTTAATTATGAATATAGGTATATATACAGAGCTTTTTCAGTTTTATAAGGAGAGCATCTAATACAATGAACAATTCTATAAAGGTTTTTAAAATAAATTAATGGGCGGAAGATCAGAAGCTAATCGATTGGGATGAAAAGATGAGAAGTACGTGGGATTTATTCCATTTTGAATATTTAAATAGATAATAGGGAGGAAGATTTAATGGAAGATTTACGATATCCAATAGGGGATCTAAAAACAAGATTAGATTGGGGTGAAGAATATGATACCTAATTTTTATATTATTGGTAGCGAAACAAAAAGACCGCCAAGTAAAAAAACGATTTTTACAGATGGGGCTCCTGATGATACTTTTCGTGAGGGTGTAGATATTGAGTTAAGTCATTGGATTCCTAATCAAACACCTGAGCTATACAAAGCAGATACATCAACAGAAATATGCATGAATTTTGTTGCAACAGAATCTTCCAAAGAATGGGATTTAGCGATTAACAACCATTTAGATGTGGATGGTATTTTATCTGTGTTTACTTTAGTACACAGTGAATTTGCTTTAGAGCATCGTCACACAATAATTGGTGCAGCTGAGATTGGAGATTTCTGGGGATATTCTGAGCGACCTAGTCAAATATTGTTTCAAGGTCTCACAAAGCTGATGTTTGATTTAAAAGGGAAAGAAGATATAAGAGAGATTTATGCAGTATGTTTTGAAAAAGTTTTTGAATTAATTAATGAAGAACCTTCAGATGTTGTGGTATTAGATGGATTAAATGCCTTACAAAAGTCTCTCAATAGAGTGAAATCAGGTGAAATTCAAAGGCACATTGTTTCTGATCATTTTGTAAATTATCAAATTCCTAAGGAGTTAGCTGAATTAGATATAGAAAAAGCCATCAAAATTCCTCGCTTTAATGACTTGTTACAAGATAATATGTGGTTAATCCCTTCTGTACGAAATCATTATGATCGTGAGAAGGTTCAACTAGTTTCCGTAGAAACACCTGAAGGCTGGTTTTACGATTTATGGTATCCAGGTTATATGTGGGCAGATACTCCAGATTCATGGCGTGCACCTGGGTTTGAATTTAGTGGCAGTACAAATGCCTATTACTACGGTCATGAGCCATTAAATAATGCAATAGTGGAACTAAATGATTTAGAGAAAGCAAAAGGACAATGGATCTTAGCTAAACAATTAAGTCCATTTCAAAGTATTAAGGGTCGTGACTTTCCTGTAATTTTATCTTTCCTACATGAAGATAAACCA
The window above is part of the Chengkuizengella sp. SCS-71B genome. Proteins encoded here:
- a CDS encoding undecaprenyldiphospho-muramoylpentapeptide beta-N-acetylglucosaminyltransferase, which encodes MNKKIIFTGGGSAGHVTVNLALIPHFIQEGWEVEYIGSKNGIEQELISKLPEVRYHSIKTGKLRRYFDWNNVKDPFRVVQGIFQAYRIMQKSKPNVVFSKGGFVSVPVILGAKFNNIPVITHESDLTPGLANRISMPFVKKVCTTFPETEKHLSTKKAEYVGAIIRDELRHGNATKGYTYCNFIREKPVLLIMGGSMGSQKINKSVRESLDELLSDFQIVHICGKGGVDSAIKKKGYKQFEYINEELPDMMHMADIVISRAGSNAIFEFLSLKKPMLLIPLSKEASRGDQILNAESFKKAGYCEVLQEEELSEKSLTKAINHLYKNRENYTSKMETYQGKGAFSKVIQLIKDGAK
- a CDS encoding DUF3891 family protein codes for the protein MGQSKVGANEMIIYEQKDKFIMIEQHEHANVSGEMAIHWDMKYFQNKNRWADVLLAVYEHDRGWIELDAVPFWNDRKQVPYSFMDFPLPPKLRAYQHGIDTVEEKNSYAGLLCSLQYTHLISEVSDDPQAVPFLAYEKNRQNNMIKQWIKNEDQKTDLYFHLSFLQFFDELSLYICLNEPGTKKENEHVWFRDGFTKSKHFPFMNEKSIIAHWIDEHHVKLSRFPFVNDFEINLKIKKVMKQHISQEGIAKAYENTSYDTRTVIFIK
- a CDS encoding 5'-nucleotidase produces the protein MSYKIENKFVVAVASSALFDLSESDQIFLKRGEEEYRKYQRENESKTLQTGVAYPLIRRLLDLNGNKLDDQPVEVVLLSRNDPDTGLRVFKSIEHYELPISRAAFVKGSNPFLYMDAFNASLFLSANPEDVLQAVQRGLPAGQVFPTEFIDNDEEEELRIAFDFDGILADDSAEAVYQEGAIELFHKHEKQKKEEPLPPGPLMKFLKGVSTLQKIELVKTKSIENYISRIRIGIVTARNAPAHERVISTLRNWGIQVDEAFFLGGINKERVLKVFKPHIFFDDQLGHIEGVAKITPSVHVPFGVANK
- a CDS encoding NUDIX hydrolase, which gives rise to MDKLEKIFGEKKTDQTYIKRPSVYGIIFNDTKDQIMTVQSLKTGNYFLPGGGMEDKETKEQCLHREALEELGCKIEIGKYIGSAGNYIYSPTYDTYYFMIGYFYFARIIEKVKESTEPDEIYGWMDTSKAMNDLIHAHHKWALEKALQPPHYM
- a CDS encoding short-chain dehydrogenase, whose amino-acid sequence is MIPCVHEFGIIDDFNIGKDYGYYVPKEYNCISVGDDLINDLSKHLKIMKSYFHSYSRPEYGLAYWGVTIIPPESLSLLYDVVVSSPNFKKSDELTKLAAKIIQSKEEKKYMIHFGI
- a CDS encoding DUF6687 family protein, with protein sequence MIPNFYIIGSETKRPPSKKTIFTDGAPDDTFREGVDIELSHWIPNQTPELYKADTSTEICMNFVATESSKEWDLAINNHLDVDGILSVFTLVHSEFALEHRHTIIGAAEIGDFWGYSERPSQILFQGLTKLMFDLKGKEDIREIYAVCFEKVFELINEEPSDVVVLDGLNALQKSLNRVKSGEIQRHIVSDHFVNYQIPKELAELDIEKAIKIPRFNDLLQDNMWLIPSVRNHYDREKVQLVSVETPEGWFYDLWYPGYMWADTPDSWRAPGFEFSGSTNAYYYGHEPLNNAIVELNDLEKAKGQWILAKQLSPFQSIKGRDFPVILSFLHEDKPAVSSISPKDVTSKLSKAF
- a CDS encoding IS607 family transposase, which codes for MKYYSIGQFAKLIGKTKDTLRNWDKQGKFKPDHVSVSGYRYYSQEQLNHFLGIKGEKQLNKKVIGYCRVSSHKQKDDLERQIENVRTYMLAKGYQFEIISDIGSGINYNKKGLNQLIDKITNSEVEKVVILYKDRLIRFGFELIENLCDKYGTTIEIIDHTEKTEEQELVEDLIQIVFSCRLQGKRANKAKKMIKELVEDDPSQEN
- a CDS encoding NUDIX domain-containing protein codes for the protein MRPIKNITKAAITVNDKILLTKNKDENGDYFLLPCEPQKSGEQLRVTLKRGFTNKSGYEIDVHEMLYVKEYMAEYYDNPEWEKNTHQVDYYFKCNFSKDEITNAADENKIGLDKNKYEWVDIEDLSDVRVYPEDLADILKNGHS
- a CDS encoding VOC family protein, yielding MKLVKRIDTVFVPVTDLKKSEEWYISIFPFEVVYRSGDGNYIGFRFDDPGEMKTALTIYKVDGIPPSNHMAFNFYTEDVDVLHNKLKESGVEVSEIHSADGMRFFDFEDPNGNLLGAVTF
- a CDS encoding RNA-guided endonuclease TnpB family protein, coding for MILAKKIRIKPNEEQEQKLWQSVGTARFIYNWTLARQEENYNNGGKFILDGTLRKELTQLKKTELQWLNEVSNNVAKQAVKDACNAYKRFFKGLADKPKFKSRRKSKPSFYNDTEKLKVKPMKVLIEKVGWVNTTEQIPMEVKYMNPRVSFDGKYWYLSVGVEEEQSKIELTDEVIGVDVGIKDLAVCSNGMTFKNINKTKRIKKMEKKLRRLQRTLSKKYEMNKEGNRFVKTCNIIKLEKKIKLVHRKLANIRNNYLHQTTNEIVKTKPSKVVMEDLNIKGMMKNKHLSKAIAKQCLHEFKKQMEYKCKFYGIELILADKWYPSSKTCSCCGEVKKDLKLSDRTYQCNSCGLVIDRDYNASLNLSNYQQISVISL